Proteins encoded by one window of Glycine soja cultivar W05 chromosome 15, ASM419377v2, whole genome shotgun sequence:
- the LOC114387899 gene encoding oxysterol-binding protein-related protein 4C-like isoform X2, whose protein sequence is MMEEKKETKVVLTRPLTIQRDSDSDASYKAPNLLQRILSLFENVRPGSDLTRFQLPPLFNLPKSQLQCYGESVYCTASDLLSMCNNGQSPLDRFISVVAWCISTTRPLTFGVAPYNPILGETHHVSKGNLNVLLEQISHHPPVTALHATDEKENIEMLWCQRPDPKFNGTSVEAKVHGIRQLKLLNHGETYEMNCPHLLLRILPVPGADWAGTVNIRCPETGLVAELSYRSSFFLGIRGNHRVIKGKILDSSSLKVLYEVDGHWDRTVKVKDTNNGKVRVIYDAKEVMSGLVTPIFKDTESVWQTESAHVWGELNQAIMSKDWEKAREAKLKVEERQRELVRERESKGETWISKHFVVSNNKEGWQCSPIHKSVPAAPIIAL, encoded by the exons ATG atggaagagaagaaagaaacaaaagttGTGCTCACAAGGCCATTAACAATACAAAGGGATTCTGATTCAGACGCGTCTTATAAAGCCCCTAATCTTTTGCAACGAATACTGAGTTTATTCGAGAATGTACGCCCAGGGTCTGATCTCACACGCTTCCAG CTGCCACCTCTGTTCAACTTACCAAAGTCACAACTTCAGTGCTATGGTGAATCAGTGTATTGCACAGCTTCAGACTTGCTAAGTATGTGCAACAATGGTCAGAGTCCACTTGATAGGTTCATATCTGTGGTAGCATGGTGCATATCTACCACTCGCCCTCTGACTTTTGGTGTTGCTCCTTATAATCCTATTCTTGGTGAGACACATCATGTTTCAAAGGGAAATCTTAATGTGTTATTGGAGCAG ATTTCACATCACCCTCCAGTAACAGCTCTCCATGCAACAGATGAAAAGGAAAACATTGAAATGTTATGGTGCCAGCGACCTGATCCAAAGTTTAATG GCACATCAGTTGAAGCTAAAGTGCATGGTATACGCCAGTTGAAGCTCCTAAATCATGGTGAAACATATGAAATGAATTGTCCTCACCTTTTACTTAGAATTCTTCCAGTTCCTGGGGCTGATTGGGCTGGCACAGTTAATATACGGTGCCCAGAGACAGGTCTAGTAGCTGAATTATCCTACAGATCAAGTTTTTTTCTAGGAATTAGGGGGAATCATAGAGTGATCAAAGGGAAGATCCTTGACTCTTCATCATTGAAAGTTCTATATGAAGTTGATGGTCATTGGGATAG GACCGTAAAAGTGAAGGATACAAATAATGGGAAAGTAAGAGTGATATATGATGCAAAGGAAGTGATGTCAGGTCTCGTAACTCCTATATTCAAGGACACGGAG AGTGTGTGGCAAACAGAATCAGCTCATGTTTGGGGTGAATTGAACCAAGCTATTATGAGCAAAGACTGGGAGAAAGCAAGAGAAGCAAAGCTAAAagttgaggaaagacaaaggGAGCTTGTGAGAGAAAGAGAATCAAAAGGAGAAACATGGATTTCTAAGCATTTTGTAGTGTCTAACAACAAAGAAGGGTGGCAATGCTCACCTATTCATAAGAGTGTACCAGCTGCCCCCATCATAGCCCTATAA
- the LOC114386929 gene encoding oxysterol-binding protein-related protein 4C-like isoform X1, whose protein sequence is MVQENVTNTSIVLTKPFSLGNGNESDSEVYSAPNILQRILSLLRNVRPGSDLTRFQLPPQFNFPKSQLQCYGESIYSKTSDLLSRCNTGQNPLERLIFVVAWSISTTRPAIFGVAPYNPTLGETHHVSKGNLNVLLEQVSHHPPVSALHATDEKENIEIIWCQYPVPKFNGTSVEAQVHGKRQLKLINHGETYEMNSPHLLIKILPVPGIDWVGNVNIKCIETGLVAELCYIGQSFFGFGGSRRLIKGKIIDSSSLKILHEVNGHWDSTVTLKETNSGEVRAIYDAKEVIYGLQAPTVKDAESVWPTESALIWSELSQAILSKNWEKAREAKKAVEERQRELLRERESKGETWVPKHFILSQSKEGVWDCSPIQKWVPASPIVTL, encoded by the exons ATG GTGCAGGAGAATGTGACAAATACTAGTATTGTGCTGACGAAGCCATTCTCTTTAGGAAATGGGAACGAATCAGATTCTGAGGTTTATAGTGCGCCAAATATTTTGCAGCGCATATTAAGTCTACTTAGGAATGTGCGGCCAGGATCTGATCTCACTCGCTTTCAG CTGCCTCCTCAATTCAACTTCCCAAAGTCACAACTTCAGTGCTATGGTGAATCTATATATTCCAAAACTTCAGATTTGTTAAGCAGGTGCAACACGGGGCAGAATCCACTCGAAAGACTCATATTTGTTGTAGCATGGAGCATATCCACCACACGACCAGCAATTTTTGGAGTTGCTCCCTACAACCCCACTCTTGGAGAGACCCATCATGTTTCCAAAGGAAACCTTAATGTCTTATTAGAGCAG GTGTCACACCACCCTCCCGTATCTGCCCTCCATGCAACTGATGAGAAAGAAAACATAGAAATTATATGGTGCCAGTATCCTGTTCCAAAGTTCAATG GTACTTCAGTGGAAGCTCAGGTGCATGGCAAACGGCAGCTAAAGCTCATCAATCATGGAGAGACATATGAAATGAATTCGCCTCACCTCTTGATTAAAATTCTTCCAGTGCCTGGAATTGATTGGGTTGGCAATGTCAATATCAAGTGCATAGAAACAGGCCTTGTGGCTGAATTATGCTACATTGGTCAATCTTTCTTTGGATTTGGGGGGAGTAGAAGATTGATAAAGGGGAAGATCATTGATTCATCTTCATTGAAGATTCTGCATGAAGTTAATGGTCATTGGGATAG TACTGTAACACTCAAGGAAACAAACAGTGGAGAAGTAAGAGCCATATATGATGCAAAAGAAGTCATTTATGGGCTTCAAGCTCCTACTGTGAAGGATGCAGAG AGTGTGTGGCCAACTGAATCAGCTCTTATTTGGAGTGAGTTGAGCCAAGCCATCCTAAGCAAAAACTGGGAAAAAGCAAGAGAAGCAAAGAAAGCTGTGGAGGAAAGGCAGAGGGAGctcttgagagagagagaatcaaAAGGAGAAACTTGGGTTcctaaacattttattctgtcTCAAAGCAAAGAAGGGGTCTGGGACTGTTCACCTATTCAAAAGTGGGTCCCAGCATCTCCTATTGTCACCTTGTAA
- the LOC114386929 gene encoding oxysterol-binding protein-related protein 4C-like isoform X2, translating to MENVTNTSIVLTKPFSLGNGNESDSEVYSAPNILQRILSLLRNVRPGSDLTRFQLPPQFNFPKSQLQCYGESIYSKTSDLLSRCNTGQNPLERLIFVVAWSISTTRPAIFGVAPYNPTLGETHHVSKGNLNVLLEQVSHHPPVSALHATDEKENIEIIWCQYPVPKFNGTSVEAQVHGKRQLKLINHGETYEMNSPHLLIKILPVPGIDWVGNVNIKCIETGLVAELCYIGQSFFGFGGSRRLIKGKIIDSSSLKILHEVNGHWDSTVTLKETNSGEVRAIYDAKEVIYGLQAPTVKDAESVWPTESALIWSELSQAILSKNWEKAREAKKAVEERQRELLRERESKGETWVPKHFILSQSKEGVWDCSPIQKWVPASPIVTL from the exons ATG GAGAATGTGACAAATACTAGTATTGTGCTGACGAAGCCATTCTCTTTAGGAAATGGGAACGAATCAGATTCTGAGGTTTATAGTGCGCCAAATATTTTGCAGCGCATATTAAGTCTACTTAGGAATGTGCGGCCAGGATCTGATCTCACTCGCTTTCAG CTGCCTCCTCAATTCAACTTCCCAAAGTCACAACTTCAGTGCTATGGTGAATCTATATATTCCAAAACTTCAGATTTGTTAAGCAGGTGCAACACGGGGCAGAATCCACTCGAAAGACTCATATTTGTTGTAGCATGGAGCATATCCACCACACGACCAGCAATTTTTGGAGTTGCTCCCTACAACCCCACTCTTGGAGAGACCCATCATGTTTCCAAAGGAAACCTTAATGTCTTATTAGAGCAG GTGTCACACCACCCTCCCGTATCTGCCCTCCATGCAACTGATGAGAAAGAAAACATAGAAATTATATGGTGCCAGTATCCTGTTCCAAAGTTCAATG GTACTTCAGTGGAAGCTCAGGTGCATGGCAAACGGCAGCTAAAGCTCATCAATCATGGAGAGACATATGAAATGAATTCGCCTCACCTCTTGATTAAAATTCTTCCAGTGCCTGGAATTGATTGGGTTGGCAATGTCAATATCAAGTGCATAGAAACAGGCCTTGTGGCTGAATTATGCTACATTGGTCAATCTTTCTTTGGATTTGGGGGGAGTAGAAGATTGATAAAGGGGAAGATCATTGATTCATCTTCATTGAAGATTCTGCATGAAGTTAATGGTCATTGGGATAG TACTGTAACACTCAAGGAAACAAACAGTGGAGAAGTAAGAGCCATATATGATGCAAAAGAAGTCATTTATGGGCTTCAAGCTCCTACTGTGAAGGATGCAGAG AGTGTGTGGCCAACTGAATCAGCTCTTATTTGGAGTGAGTTGAGCCAAGCCATCCTAAGCAAAAACTGGGAAAAAGCAAGAGAAGCAAAGAAAGCTGTGGAGGAAAGGCAGAGGGAGctcttgagagagagagaatcaaAAGGAGAAACTTGGGTTcctaaacattttattctgtcTCAAAGCAAAGAAGGGGTCTGGGACTGTTCACCTATTCAAAAGTGGGTCCCAGCATCTCCTATTGTCACCTTGTAA
- the LOC114388476 gene encoding pentatricopeptide repeat-containing protein At5g57250, mitochondrial-like, translated as MLFYPRTLSLQTSLKRGFTPTPKPINCFLLFLFRHRKFNLITHFFSQLKSNNAPTNRRTLSLLTWSLLKSHKFEEAEQFMHSHTHITHSSMWDSLIQGLHDPEKALSVLQRCVRDRGVLPSSSTFCLVVHKLSSKGLMGRAIEVLELMAGDGVRYPFDDFVCSSVISGFCRIGKPELALGFFKNVTDCGGLRPNVVTCTALVGALCKMGRVGEVCGLVQWMEREGLGLDVVLYSAWACGYVEERVLGEVFGRMREMVEKGIGHDFVSYTVLVDGFSKLGDVEKSFTFLAKMIKEGHRPNKVTYSAIMSAYCKKGKVEEAFGVFESMKDLGIDLDEYVFVILIDGFGRIGDFDKVFCLFDEMERSGISPSVVAYNAVMNGLSKHGRTSEADELLKNVAADVITYSTLLHGYMEEENIPGILQTKRRLEESGISMDVVMCNVLIRALFMMGAFEDVYALYKGMPEMDLIPNSVTYCTMIDGYCKVGRIEEALEVFDEFRKTLISSLACYNSIINGLCKNGMTEMAIEALLELNHEGLELDIGTFRMLTKTIFEENNTKKALDLVYRMEGLGPDIYSSVCNDSIFLLCQRGLLDDANHMWMMMKKKGLSVTCNSYYSILRGHLNNGNREQIYPLLNSFLKDYGLVEPMVQKILACYLCLKDVNGAIRFLGKTMDNSSTVTFLTSILKILIKEGRALDAYRLVTETQDNLPVMYADYAIVIDGLCKGGYLNKALDLCAFVEKKGMNLNIVIYNSIINGLCHEGRLIEAFRLLDSIEKLNLVPSEITYATVIYALCREGFLLDAEHVFSKMVLKGFQPKVQVYNSLLDGISKFGQLEKAFELLNDMETKYIEPDSLTISAVINCYCQKGDMHGALEFYYKFKRKDMSPDFFGFLYLIRGLCTKGRMEEARSVLREMLQSKNVVELINIVNKEVDTESISDFLGTLCEQGRVQEAVTVLNEIVCILFPVQRLSTYNQGSLKQQKIYEWKDEPKSSSIVPSSCKSGLNLGSCDDKDVRNLSTDNGGYMTRSQLHGFDFYYSRIAALCAKGELQKANQSVKEFLSDLTESMN; from the coding sequence atGTTGTTCTACCCAAGAACCTTGTCCCTCCAAACCTCACTCAAGCGCGGTTTCACCCCCACTCCAAAACCCATTAATTgcttcctcctcttcctcttccgcCACCGCAAGTTCAACCTAATCACCCACTTCTTCTCTCAGTTGAAATCCAACAACGCCCCTACCAACCGCAGAACCCTCTCCCTCCTCACATGGTCACTCCTCAAATCACACAAATTCGAAGAAGCAGAGCAATTCATGCACTCCCACACCCACATCACCCACTCCTCGATGTGGGACTCCCTCATCCAAGGCCTCCACGACCCCGAGAAAGCACTCTCCGTTCTGCAACGCTGCGTGAGAGACCGTGGTGTGTTACCTTCTTCTTCCACTTTTTGTTTGGTAGTTCACAAATTGAGCTCAAAGGGGTTGATGGGTAGGGCCATTGAGGTGCTGGAGTTGATGGCTGGGGATGGAGTTAGGTACccttttgatgattttgtttGTAGTTCTGTGATTTCCGGGTTTTGTAGGATTGGAAAACCGGAACTTGCGTTGGGGTTTTTCAAGAATGTTACGGATTGTGGAGGGTTGAGGCCAAATGTGGTGACTTGCACTGCTCTTGTGGGGGCTCTTTGTAAGATGGGGAGGGTTGGGGAGGTGTGTGGTTTGGTTCAGTGGATGGAGAGGGAAGGGTTGGGTTTGGATGTTGTTTTGTATAGTGCTTGGGCTTGTGGGTATGTTGAGGAGAGGGTTTTGGGGGAGGTTTTTGGGAGGATGAGGGAAATGGTGGAGAAGGGTATAGGCCATGATTTTGTGAGCTATACTGTGCTTGTGGATGGGTTTTCCAAGCTTGGTGATGTGGAGAAGTCGTTTACTTTCTTGGCGAAGATGATAAAAGAAGGACATAGACCTAATAAGGTTACATATAGTGCAATCATGTCTGCTTATTGTAAGAAGGGCAAGGTGGAGGAGGCATTTGGTGTTTTTGAGAGCATGAAAGATTTGGGAATTGATCTGGATGAATATgtgtttgtgattttgattgacGGGTTTGGGAGGATAGGGGATTTCGATAAAGTGTTTTGTCTGTTTGATGAAATGGAGAGGAGTGGGATTAGTCCTAGTGTTGTTGCATACAATGCTGTTATGAATGGTTTGTCCAAGCATGGGCGGACGTCTGAGGCGGATGAGTTATTGAAAAATGTTGCTGCAGATGTGATTACGTACAGCACGTTGCTACATGGATACATGGAAGAGGAGAACATTCCGGGGATTTTGCAAACGAAGAGGCGACTGGAAGAATCTGGCATTTCTATGGATGTTGTGATGTGTAATGTGCTGATCAGAGCCCTGTTTATGATGGGGGCTTTTGAAGATGTTTATGCACTTTACAAAGGAATGCCTGAAATGGATCTGATTCCGAATTCGGTGACTTACTGCACAATGATTGATGGGTATTGCAAGGTAGGTAGAATTGAAGAGGCACTTGAGGTATTTGATGAATTTAGAAAGACTTTGATCTCGTCACTTGCCTGCTACAATAGTATTATTAATGGCCTTTGCAAGAATGGTATGACAGAAATGGCCATTGAGGCTTTGCTTGAACTCAATCATGAAGGTCTTGAGTTGGATATAGGTACATTTAGGATGTTAACGAAGacaatttttgaagaaaacaatACAAAAAAGGCTTTAGATTTAGTTTACAGAATGGAGGGTTTGGGACCAGACATATATAGCTCAGTATGTAATGATTCCATCTTTTTATTATGTCAAAGAGGATTACTTGATGATGCAAATCATATGTGGATGATGATGAAAAAGAAAGGCCTATCTGTCACATGCAATTCTTATTATTCTATTTTGAGAGGGCATCTTAATAATGGGAATAGGGAGCAAATTTATCCCCTTTTGAATAGCTTCCTGAAAGATTATGGTCTAGTTGAACCAATGGTACAAAAGATACTTGCATGCTACCTCTGTCTGAAAGATGTCAATGGTGCCATTCGATTTCTTGGAAAAACAATGGATAATTCTTCAACAGTCACTTTTCTTACCTCTATTCTCAAGATTCTCATAAAGGAGGGTAGAGCTTTAGATGCGTATAGGCTTGTCACGGAGACTCAAGATAATTTACCAGTCATGTATGCTGATTATGCCATTGTGATTGATGGCTTGTGCAAGGGAGGATATCTCAATAAAGCATTGGATCTTTGTGCCTTTGTTGAAAAGAAGGGGATGAATTTGAACATAGTCATatataattcaataataaatGGATTGTGCCATGAAGGACGTCTTATTGAAGCATTTCGGCTATTGGATTCAATAGAGAAACTTAATTTGGTACCCTCTGAAATAACTTATGCTACAGTTATTTATGCTCTATGTAGGGAGGGATTTTTGCTAGATGCAGAGCATGTTTTTAGTAAAATGGTCCTCAAGGGCTTTCAGCCAAAAGTACAAGTTTACAATTCATTACTTGATGGAATTTCTAAGTTTGGTCAACTAGAAAAGGCATTTGAGCTTCTAAATGATATGGAGACAAAATATATCGAGCCTGACAGTCTGACTATTAGTGCTGTAATTAATTGTTATTGCCAAAAGGGTGACATGCATGGAGCTCTTGAATTTTATTATAAGTTCAAGAGGAAGGATATGTCACCtgatttttttgggttcttgtATTTGATAAGAGGTCTATGTACCAAGGGAAGGATGGAAGAAGCCAGGAGTGTCTTGAGAGAAATGCTCCAGTCCAAGAATGTGGTAGAGTTAATTAACATAGTCAACAAGGAGGTTGATACTGAATCAAtaagtgatttccttggcactTTGTGTGAGCAAGGAAGGGTTCAAGAAGCTGTTACAGTTCTCAATGAAATTGTATGTATACTTTTTCCTGTTCAAAGGTTGTCCACTTATAATCAAGGATCCCTTAAACAACAGAAGATTTATGAATGGAAGGATGAACCAAAATCTTCAAGCATTGTACCTTCCTCTTGCAAAAGTGGTTTGAAtcttggatcctgtgatgacaAAGATGTAAGGAATCTTTCAACAGATAATGGTGGTTATATGACAAGATCCCAGCTGCATGGATTTGACTTCTATTATTCTAGAATTGCTGCACTTTGTGCCAAAGGGGAACTGCAGAAAGCAAATCAATCAGTAAAAGAATTTCTTTCTGACCTGACAGAGTCTATGAACTGA
- the LOC114387899 gene encoding oxysterol-binding protein-related protein 4C-like isoform X1, producing the protein MMQMEEKKETKVVLTRPLTIQRDSDSDASYKAPNLLQRILSLFENVRPGSDLTRFQLPPLFNLPKSQLQCYGESVYCTASDLLSMCNNGQSPLDRFISVVAWCISTTRPLTFGVAPYNPILGETHHVSKGNLNVLLEQISHHPPVTALHATDEKENIEMLWCQRPDPKFNGTSVEAKVHGIRQLKLLNHGETYEMNCPHLLLRILPVPGADWAGTVNIRCPETGLVAELSYRSSFFLGIRGNHRVIKGKILDSSSLKVLYEVDGHWDRTVKVKDTNNGKVRVIYDAKEVMSGLVTPIFKDTESVWQTESAHVWGELNQAIMSKDWEKAREAKLKVEERQRELVRERESKGETWISKHFVVSNNKEGWQCSPIHKSVPAAPIIAL; encoded by the exons ATGATGCAGatggaagagaagaaagaaacaaaagttGTGCTCACAAGGCCATTAACAATACAAAGGGATTCTGATTCAGACGCGTCTTATAAAGCCCCTAATCTTTTGCAACGAATACTGAGTTTATTCGAGAATGTACGCCCAGGGTCTGATCTCACACGCTTCCAG CTGCCACCTCTGTTCAACTTACCAAAGTCACAACTTCAGTGCTATGGTGAATCAGTGTATTGCACAGCTTCAGACTTGCTAAGTATGTGCAACAATGGTCAGAGTCCACTTGATAGGTTCATATCTGTGGTAGCATGGTGCATATCTACCACTCGCCCTCTGACTTTTGGTGTTGCTCCTTATAATCCTATTCTTGGTGAGACACATCATGTTTCAAAGGGAAATCTTAATGTGTTATTGGAGCAG ATTTCACATCACCCTCCAGTAACAGCTCTCCATGCAACAGATGAAAAGGAAAACATTGAAATGTTATGGTGCCAGCGACCTGATCCAAAGTTTAATG GCACATCAGTTGAAGCTAAAGTGCATGGTATACGCCAGTTGAAGCTCCTAAATCATGGTGAAACATATGAAATGAATTGTCCTCACCTTTTACTTAGAATTCTTCCAGTTCCTGGGGCTGATTGGGCTGGCACAGTTAATATACGGTGCCCAGAGACAGGTCTAGTAGCTGAATTATCCTACAGATCAAGTTTTTTTCTAGGAATTAGGGGGAATCATAGAGTGATCAAAGGGAAGATCCTTGACTCTTCATCATTGAAAGTTCTATATGAAGTTGATGGTCATTGGGATAG GACCGTAAAAGTGAAGGATACAAATAATGGGAAAGTAAGAGTGATATATGATGCAAAGGAAGTGATGTCAGGTCTCGTAACTCCTATATTCAAGGACACGGAG AGTGTGTGGCAAACAGAATCAGCTCATGTTTGGGGTGAATTGAACCAAGCTATTATGAGCAAAGACTGGGAGAAAGCAAGAGAAGCAAAGCTAAAagttgaggaaagacaaaggGAGCTTGTGAGAGAAAGAGAATCAAAAGGAGAAACATGGATTTCTAAGCATTTTGTAGTGTCTAACAACAAAGAAGGGTGGCAATGCTCACCTATTCATAAGAGTGTACCAGCTGCCCCCATCATAGCCCTATAA
- the LOC114386930 gene encoding uncharacterized protein LOC114386930 produces the protein MGGCFSSKPSSTINNVRLVHLSGYVEDFENPISVSQVTGTPSKHFVCTSVQLLSSCSKPLNGDTQLQPGNVYFMLPYSILQTDVSPVDLASLAKRLTAIAKTSRRLDGKKSSLKDGSFSSNVWSSPSRSPGRLGVVEQIGMPYGGRSPCRVRPWKPILDTIREKSFNRRSESDLQEHN, from the coding sequence ATGGGAGGTTGTTTTTCTTCTAAACCATCCTCCACAATCAACAACGTTCGTTTGGTTCATCTGAGTGGCTATGTGGAGGATTTTGAGAATCCAATTTCAGTGAGCCAAGTCACAGGCACCCCTTCAAAGCACTTTGTTTGTACCTCGGTTCAGCTTCTTTCGTCTTGCTCAAAACCATTGAATGGAGACACACAACTCCAACCTGGGAATGTGTACTTCATGCTACCTTATTCAATCCTTCAAACTGATGTTTCTCCTGTGGACTTGGCTTCCCTTGCAAAGAGGCTCACTGCAATAGCCAAAACTAGCAGGAGGCTTGATGGCAAAAAGTCTTCCCTCAAAGATGGTTCTTTTTCAAGCAATGTTTGGAGTTCACCTTCAAGGAGTCCTGGTAGGCTTGGTGTGGTGGAGCAAATTGGCATGCCGTATGGAGGGCGAAGCCCGTGTCGAGTGCGGCCGTGGAAGCCTATCTTGGACACAATCAGAGAGAAGTCTTTCAATCGAAGAAGTGAGTCAGATTTGCAAGAACATAATTGA